CGAACAGCGCCTTGCGCCGCTCGGGCGGGACGAGGTCCGCGAGGACCGCCAGGCTCGCGGGCCGGAACGACTCGGTCGTGAAGGAGAGGACCGCCGTGGCGGCCAGGAGCGATCCCCAGGTTCGGGCCAGCGGGAAAGCCAGCAGCGCAGCGCCCGAGGCGAATAGCGAGAGCTTCATCACGCGGAGGTGCCCCAGCCGGTCGCACAGCCGGCCCGAGAGCGGCGCCGCGACGAGGGCGACGACCCCGTAGAGGGTCATCGCGAGGCCGGCGCGACCCGCGGGGAACCCGACGTACCGGACGATGTAGAGCACCAGGAACGGCAGCACCATGGTCCCACAGCGGTTGACGAGCGTCACCGCGAACAGGATCCAGGCCTGCCGGGGAAGGCCGGCGAGCCCCTTCCAAGGATTGGGGACGATGGCCAAACACGGACTCCGCGCGCGGAGTGGACCGGCGCTCTTTCATCTTAGCCCATGCGCCACGCCGACCGAGGTTGTCCTATCATGCGTCGGAACGGGGGAGACCACCATGAGCCTCAAGGACCGGATCGGCGAGGACATGAAGGCGGCGATGAAGTCCGGGGAGAAGGACCGCCTCGGCGTCCTGCGGATGATGCGGGCGAAGGTGCTCGAGGTCGAAGTCGCGTCGCGGGAGAAGCAGGGACGGGACCACCAGGCGACCGACGTCGAGGTCGTCGAGGCCCTCTCGTCGTACGCGAAGCAGCGGAAGGACTCGATCGAGGCGTTCCGTCAGGCCGGGCGCGAGGACCTCGCCTCCCGGGAGCAGATCGAGCTCGCGATCGTCCGCGAGTACCTGCCGCGCCCGCTCACGGACGACGAGGTCCGGGCGATCGTCGTCGAGGCGATCGCGGAGGCGGGCGCGAAATCGGCGAAGGACATGGGCGCCGTGATGAAGCTCGTGATGCCCCGCGTGAAGGGGAGCGCGGACGGGAAGAAGGTCCAGGAGATCGTCCGCTCGCTGCTCGCCTGAGGAGACGCCGTGGCCACCCGAACGAAGCCTCGCTCCGCGGCCGAGCCGAGCCCGCGCGTCGAGTTCCGCCCGCTGACCGCG
The sequence above is a segment of the Terriglobia bacterium genome. Coding sequences within it:
- a CDS encoding GatB/YqeY domain-containing protein, with product MSLKDRIGEDMKAAMKSGEKDRLGVLRMMRAKVLEVEVASREKQGRDHQATDVEVVEALSSYAKQRKDSIEAFRQAGREDLASREQIELAIVREYLPRPLTDDEVRAIVVEAIAEAGAKSAKDMGAVMKLVMPRVKGSADGKKVQEIVRSLLA